A single window of Granulicella mallensis MP5ACTX8 DNA harbors:
- a CDS encoding B12-binding domain-containing radical SAM protein: MLEAFDQTVAPSRGKVVLFYPPYDGPPLGAPLSLLALAGTLKEANFEVVLIDAAIEPKYLDKIREHCKHAVCIGISVLTGPMIRGAIEAAQCVKEHTPTVPVIFGGWHPTLCPESTLRESYVDIVVRGQGEATIVELAKALADRNPLDFIQGISWKKNGRLIENFERRVQPIDAFAPPAYEATDFDSYERISGKRELAYATSVGCPYACNYCTDMVVYKRRFNAYAAEHVVAELVGLVKQYRISNVALLDSNFPVDLRRAIAIAQGIRDSGVKFTWTFQASTDFICRMSQDEVQLLADSGVSYMGFGTESTSKAVLKLMNKRHQRVDEMYETARKASLAGIRVTFNLILGYPGETEQDRLETFRTMSDIGRQFPNVRFSPNIFTPYPGIPIWPQLRELGVVEPQTLEDWMTMPLGANFLPWLRGRELARLDRMLEYFLLLNQVRHKSGVSNIQKRIARLVSRPIRWRLDSSQFSFPWELWLSHVSEYLVRRRSLVTGQPLPVLTPASKQEPANVC, from the coding sequence ATGCTAGAGGCCTTCGATCAAACCGTCGCTCCAAGCCGCGGCAAGGTGGTTCTCTTCTATCCACCTTATGATGGGCCGCCTCTCGGTGCCCCCCTCTCTCTGCTCGCGCTTGCCGGCACCTTGAAGGAGGCCAACTTTGAGGTTGTGCTGATCGACGCTGCAATCGAGCCAAAGTACCTCGATAAGATCCGTGAACATTGCAAGCATGCAGTCTGCATCGGCATCTCAGTCCTCACGGGCCCCATGATTCGCGGCGCCATCGAAGCAGCGCAGTGTGTCAAGGAGCACACACCCACCGTCCCCGTCATCTTCGGAGGTTGGCACCCGACGCTCTGTCCAGAGTCCACCCTGCGTGAGTCTTATGTCGATATCGTCGTGCGTGGGCAGGGCGAGGCTACCATCGTTGAATTAGCGAAGGCCCTCGCCGACAGAAACCCGCTCGATTTTATACAGGGCATCTCCTGGAAGAAGAACGGACGTCTCATCGAAAACTTCGAGCGCCGCGTCCAGCCCATCGACGCCTTTGCACCGCCGGCCTACGAGGCCACGGACTTTGACAGCTATGAACGCATCTCCGGCAAACGCGAACTCGCGTATGCCACCAGCGTTGGCTGCCCCTATGCTTGCAACTACTGCACGGACATGGTGGTCTACAAACGCCGCTTCAACGCATACGCTGCCGAGCACGTCGTCGCCGAACTCGTGGGCCTCGTCAAACAGTACCGTATCTCCAATGTCGCCCTGCTTGACTCCAACTTCCCCGTTGACCTCCGTCGCGCCATCGCTATCGCCCAGGGAATCCGCGACTCTGGCGTCAAGTTCACCTGGACCTTTCAGGCATCCACTGACTTCATTTGCCGCATGAGTCAGGATGAAGTGCAGTTACTTGCCGACAGTGGTGTCAGCTATATGGGCTTCGGCACTGAGTCTACCTCCAAGGCTGTTCTCAAATTGATGAACAAGCGCCATCAGCGAGTGGATGAGATGTATGAGACCGCGCGCAAAGCATCGCTTGCGGGTATACGCGTTACATTCAACCTCATACTCGGTTACCCAGGTGAGACCGAACAAGATCGTCTCGAGACCTTCCGAACGATGTCCGATATCGGTAGGCAGTTCCCGAATGTACGCTTCTCCCCAAATATCTTTACCCCTTATCCAGGCATTCCAATCTGGCCGCAGTTGCGTGAACTCGGTGTCGTAGAGCCTCAGACTCTCGAAGACTGGATGACTATGCCACTGGGAGCTAACTTTCTCCCTTGGCTCAGAGGACGTGAGCTTGCACGTCTCGATCGTATGCTCGAGTATTTTCTTCTACTCAATCAGGTTCGCCACAAGTCTGGAGTAAGCAATATACAGAAGCGTATCGCCCGCCTCGTTAGCCGGCCAATACGCTGGCGGCTCGACTCCTCCCAGTTCTCTTTCCCTTGGGAGTTGTGGCTTTCGCATGTCTCGGAGTATTTAGTCAGGCGCCGTTCCCTTGTCACAGGGCAGCCGTTGCCAGTGCTTACGCCCGCGTCGAAACAGGAGCCGGCCAATGTCTGCTGA
- a CDS encoding B12-binding domain-containing radical SAM protein — MPKNSVSSRKIVFFFPSFASSEATAPLGILAVATPLIRAGFDIVLIDSTITPNFKQRVLEEVRDAVCLGISLVTGPMIRETVEIARAVKEWNPDFPIILGGWHPSLLPDQTLQADCVDYVVRGQGEDALLELVQHLQSHSAPDLIAGIGFKRGGKLIMTPERPLKPLMDMPPKAYHIADFDAYERGCGKRWAMYTSSLACPFNCGYCTNAGVYGRKWNALPPEQFVEETVDLTRRYQLEMLWVVDDNFMVDLDRVRGIAEGLVREKSQFKWSVQATTNMVARLSHEDLTLLRRAGLQQICQGVDSGSPKVLQLMNKTFQDFDQIYESAARCLAADIRPSFNIIFAFPGEGMTERRETINFMMDVCRRFPGAEFWTNIFTPYPGSPIMKRAQEMGIEVPKTLEGWADYFPRYTQLPWLKGKEHERLQITRDYLRIAFDRIPIATDTRGPITRIAQKSLSLPARWRLDNDVYKYPVEIWLNNKLKKRLSAAHKPAVDAKRLANTPAEAAC, encoded by the coding sequence ATGCCCAAGAACTCCGTCTCATCCAGGAAAATCGTCTTCTTCTTCCCTTCCTTCGCTAGTTCAGAAGCAACGGCGCCTCTAGGGATCCTGGCTGTCGCAACCCCGCTCATACGAGCTGGCTTCGACATCGTTCTCATTGACTCCACCATCACCCCCAACTTCAAACAGCGTGTACTTGAAGAGGTTCGTGACGCCGTCTGCCTGGGCATCTCGCTCGTCACCGGTCCCATGATTCGCGAGACGGTAGAGATCGCGCGTGCGGTTAAGGAATGGAACCCTGATTTTCCCATTATCCTCGGCGGATGGCATCCCTCTCTTCTTCCCGACCAGACTCTTCAGGCTGACTGCGTGGACTACGTCGTTCGCGGGCAGGGCGAGGATGCTCTCCTTGAGCTCGTGCAGCACCTCCAGAGTCACTCTGCCCCGGACCTCATAGCAGGCATTGGTTTCAAACGCGGCGGTAAACTCATCATGACGCCTGAGCGCCCCCTCAAGCCACTCATGGATATGCCTCCCAAGGCTTATCACATTGCTGATTTCGACGCCTACGAGCGCGGCTGCGGCAAACGTTGGGCCATGTATACCTCCTCCCTTGCGTGCCCGTTCAACTGCGGCTACTGCACGAACGCCGGTGTCTATGGCCGCAAGTGGAACGCCCTGCCACCCGAACAGTTCGTCGAAGAGACAGTCGATCTCACCCGGCGCTATCAGTTGGAGATGTTGTGGGTGGTCGACGATAACTTCATGGTCGATCTCGACCGTGTACGAGGTATCGCGGAGGGCCTTGTGCGCGAGAAGTCGCAATTCAAGTGGAGCGTGCAAGCCACGACAAATATGGTTGCCCGGCTCTCCCATGAGGATTTGACATTGCTTCGCCGTGCGGGATTGCAGCAAATCTGCCAGGGCGTTGATTCCGGCTCCCCCAAGGTCCTGCAGTTGATGAATAAGACCTTCCAGGACTTCGACCAGATCTACGAGAGTGCCGCACGCTGCCTTGCCGCGGACATCCGGCCCTCCTTCAATATCATCTTCGCCTTCCCAGGCGAGGGTATGACGGAACGCCGTGAAACCATCAATTTCATGATGGACGTCTGTCGCCGCTTTCCTGGCGCGGAGTTCTGGACGAACATCTTCACTCCCTATCCCGGCTCACCCATCATGAAACGCGCCCAAGAGATGGGCATAGAAGTTCCCAAGACACTCGAGGGATGGGCCGACTACTTCCCGCGCTACACGCAGCTTCCCTGGCTCAAGGGCAAAGAGCACGAGCGCCTCCAGATAACGCGGGATTATCTCCGCATCGCCTTCGACCGTATCCCCATCGCGACGGACACTCGCGGCCCCATCACCCGCATCGCCCAAAAAAGTCTCTCTCTTCCGGCCCGTTGGCGCCTCGACAATGATGTCTACAAGTACCCCGTAGAGATCTGGCTCAATAACAAGCTGAAGAAACGCCTATCAGCGGCACACAAACCCGCCGTCGATGCCAAGCGCCTCGCCAACACACCTGCGGAGGCCGCATGCTAG
- a CDS encoding aldolase translates to MTTELLKHGSPEATIAPKPVTAEETLLCNMELPLRGVFYPLGFPVEIVTNEQAVLDAANDSWGYLRPRQIDSVVQLRISVSEGGGSECPPTPASRANRHLLSIVADADNQAIVDLKAGFAAVWLNQATIRHSLYLRYHFLEGAAYVLLCTSAVTALHAACVSRYGRGILLCGDSGAGKSSLSYACARAGWTYTSDDASYLLHGTDDPRVVGNSYQVRFRPTAKTLFPELEGRALTPRAEGKPSIEVPTSELPGLITASEARIDFIVYLNRGSSETGELLPLPDGVAIERIRENLYPIAEIRAIHEEAVQVLSGVPAYELRYRDFDHAIGQLDRLVRSHA, encoded by the coding sequence TTGACGACCGAACTTCTTAAACACGGATCTCCTGAGGCGACTATCGCTCCAAAGCCAGTCACGGCAGAGGAGACACTCCTTTGCAATATGGAGTTGCCGCTCCGTGGCGTCTTTTATCCTCTTGGCTTTCCCGTCGAGATCGTCACCAATGAGCAAGCCGTTCTGGACGCCGCTAACGATAGTTGGGGCTATCTTCGTCCTCGGCAGATTGATTCTGTAGTGCAGCTCCGCATCAGTGTTAGTGAAGGAGGCGGGTCCGAGTGCCCGCCCACGCCTGCTTCTCGGGCTAACCGTCACTTGTTATCGATTGTGGCGGACGCAGACAATCAGGCGATCGTCGATCTTAAAGCAGGCTTTGCCGCCGTCTGGCTGAATCAGGCGACGATACGTCACAGTCTGTATCTTCGCTATCACTTTCTTGAAGGCGCTGCGTATGTTCTTCTCTGCACGTCAGCCGTAACAGCTCTGCACGCAGCCTGTGTCAGCCGGTACGGACGAGGTATTCTTTTGTGTGGAGACTCCGGGGCGGGCAAGTCTTCTCTGTCCTATGCCTGCGCGCGTGCCGGATGGACCTATACTTCGGACGACGCCAGTTATCTTCTACACGGCACGGATGATCCCCGGGTCGTCGGCAACTCGTATCAGGTGCGTTTTCGACCGACGGCCAAGACACTCTTTCCAGAGCTGGAAGGTCGTGCACTCACTCCACGAGCAGAGGGTAAACCCTCCATTGAAGTTCCTACCTCCGAGTTGCCCGGGCTCATTACCGCGAGCGAGGCGAGAATCGACTTTATCGTCTACCTCAATCGAGGGTCGTCAGAGACGGGAGAACTGCTACCGCTACCCGATGGCGTTGCGATAGAGCGCATTCGAGAAAATTTATATCCCATCGCCGAAATTCGTGCGATCCATGAAGAGGCGGTGCAGGTACTATCAGGCGTTCCTGCCTATGAACTGCGATACCGCGACTTCGATCACGCCATCGGACAACTCGACCGGCTGGTCCGCTCCCACGCGTAG
- a CDS encoding TetR/AcrR family transcriptional regulator, with amino-acid sequence MSSLLQAAMEVFAESGVDAPVREIAEKAGVGLGTVYRHFPQRSDLIVAVFQSQVDTCAEAAVAIAKKYEPGEALARWMQRFVDFIATKRGLAKALHSGDPAYSALPAYFDKHLRPVLEGLLDAAVTAGAVRPGIQAGELLRAVATLCQGPHGEGTAYAKRMVELIVDGLRYGAGTEISKR; translated from the coding sequence ATGAGTTCCCTTCTTCAGGCGGCGATGGAGGTTTTTGCAGAGTCAGGAGTAGACGCGCCTGTCCGCGAGATCGCGGAAAAAGCGGGCGTGGGCCTTGGCACGGTCTACCGGCATTTTCCGCAGCGCTCGGATCTCATCGTGGCTGTTTTTCAGAGTCAGGTGGACACCTGCGCAGAGGCGGCCGTTGCCATAGCGAAAAAGTACGAGCCGGGCGAGGCGTTGGCTCGCTGGATGCAACGCTTTGTCGACTTCATTGCTACGAAGCGAGGGCTTGCAAAAGCGCTGCACTCAGGCGATCCGGCTTACAGCGCGCTGCCCGCCTACTTTGACAAACACCTCAGGCCAGTGCTGGAAGGTTTGCTGGATGCGGCGGTTACAGCAGGAGCGGTGCGCCCCGGCATCCAGGCTGGCGAGCTGCTTCGAGCCGTGGCAACGCTGTGTCAGGGCCCTCACGGCGAAGGGACCGCTTATGCGAAAAGAATGGTCGAGCTGATCGTTGATGGCCTGCGATACGGGGCCGGCACTGAAATCAGCAAGCGCTAG
- a CDS encoding SDR family oxidoreductase, whose product MQDKQVALITGANKGIGLQIAKDLAKHGLTVLVGSRNLENGERAAKSIGEGARALQLDVTDSASIVAAADLIRNEFGRLDVLVNNAGITSVVPPGTSFEERMKTNIPSSSPLDNVRGVFETNVFGVIAVTQAMLPLLREAPAGRIVNLGSSSGSLTLNSNPSYEYRHVFGAAYSPSKTALHAISLAFALELEKTNIKVNVACPGYTATDLNNFRGIRTVEQGAREAVRLALLGPDGPTGTFSDEDGPVSW is encoded by the coding sequence ATGCAGGACAAACAGGTCGCCCTGATCACCGGGGCCAACAAGGGAATTGGACTTCAAATCGCGAAGGATCTTGCGAAACATGGCCTCACCGTACTCGTCGGCTCGCGCAACCTCGAGAATGGCGAGAGGGCGGCAAAGAGCATTGGAGAAGGTGCCCGCGCCCTTCAGCTGGATGTCACGGATTCGGCATCGATCGTCGCTGCAGCCGATCTCATCCGGAATGAGTTCGGTCGGCTTGACGTGCTCGTAAACAATGCCGGCATCACGAGCGTGGTGCCGCCGGGTACTTCGTTCGAGGAACGCATGAAGACGAATATTCCCAGTAGCTCGCCGCTCGACAACGTACGTGGGGTCTTTGAGACGAATGTCTTTGGCGTAATCGCTGTTACACAGGCGATGCTGCCGCTGCTTCGCGAGGCGCCGGCGGGACGCATCGTTAACCTGGGAAGCTCGTCCGGTTCGCTGACTCTGAACTCAAATCCCAGCTATGAATATCGTCATGTCTTCGGAGCCGCTTACAGTCCGTCGAAGACAGCCCTGCATGCGATCTCGCTGGCCTTCGCGCTTGAACTGGAAAAGACCAACATCAAGGTCAACGTTGCCTGCCCAGGCTACACGGCGACCGATCTGAACAACTTCCGTGGCATACGCACGGTCGAACAGGGCGCTCGTGAAGCCGTACGTCTCGCGCTGCTTGGTCCGGATGGTCCAACCGGCACATTCTCGGACGAGGACGGCCCTGTGTCCTGGTAA
- a CDS encoding SDR family oxidoreductase, whose amino-acid sequence MQNQPVALVTGANQGIGLQIAKDLVAHGFTVLVGSRNVERGEAAANTIDGDARALQLDVTDQASIAAAAERIRKEFGRLDVLINNAAISNTSKLPGMSIQEYAKTTRPSAVSLDEMRAVWETNVFGVIALTQAMLPLLREAPAARIVNVSSGVGSLTANADPAFPWRSIFGPVYPASKTALNAITLAFAIELEPTGIKVNAVSPGFTKTNLNGYEGTETVEQGAAEAVRVALLGPEGPTGTFTRTGGVIPW is encoded by the coding sequence ATGCAGAACCAACCTGTCGCCCTGGTAACCGGGGCCAATCAAGGAATCGGTCTTCAAATCGCAAAGGATCTGGTGGCACACGGTTTCACTGTGCTTGTCGGGTCGCGCAATGTCGAACGCGGCGAGGCCGCAGCCAACACGATCGACGGAGACGCCCGCGCTCTCCAACTCGACGTGACGGATCAGGCTTCGATTGCCGCGGCGGCGGAGCGCATCCGAAAGGAGTTTGGCCGCCTCGATGTACTCATCAACAACGCGGCTATCTCGAATACAAGTAAGCTGCCCGGCATGTCCATTCAGGAGTACGCGAAGACGACCCGGCCGAGCGCTGTGTCCCTCGATGAAATGCGTGCGGTGTGGGAGACCAATGTGTTCGGCGTCATCGCTCTTACCCAGGCGATGCTGCCGCTTCTGCGCGAGGCGCCGGCAGCCCGCATCGTCAACGTCTCGAGCGGCGTTGGCTCGTTGACTGCGAACGCGGATCCGGCCTTCCCCTGGCGCTCGATCTTCGGTCCTGTCTACCCCGCGTCCAAGACGGCTCTCAACGCTATCACGCTCGCCTTCGCGATCGAGCTGGAGCCGACGGGAATCAAGGTCAACGCCGTCTCCCCGGGCTTCACCAAGACGAACCTCAACGGCTATGAGGGGACGGAGACTGTCGAGCAAGGTGCCGCCGAAGCGGTGCGCGTTGCGCTGCTCGGGCCGGAGGGTCCGACGGGTACCTTCACCCGCACAGGAGGCGTGATCCCGTGGTGA
- a CDS encoding class I SAM-dependent methyltransferase, with amino-acid sequence MKTSQATALIRTPLIEWSRPQSWCDLGCGSGTFTTALAQLLAPGSTIHAVDLDQRALERIPDQYDGVEIRKILGDLRSPSLRLPSVDGVLMANSLHFIQEQHLFLRRLLSVTDRFLIVEYERSRPNPWGPYPVDFERLRELFRESGVERVERLATHPSRFGGTMYSAFAEQSRA; translated from the coding sequence ATGAAGACCAGTCAGGCCACGGCGCTGATTCGCACACCCCTCATCGAATGGTCGCGACCGCAATCGTGGTGCGATCTTGGTTGCGGCAGCGGAACGTTCACAACCGCGCTTGCGCAGTTGCTGGCTCCCGGGAGCACGATTCATGCCGTCGATCTGGACCAGAGAGCGCTGGAGAGAATTCCGGATCAGTATGACGGAGTCGAGATTCGTAAGATCCTGGGAGATCTGCGGAGCCCGAGCCTCCGCCTTCCATCGGTCGATGGAGTTCTCATGGCAAACTCTCTGCACTTCATTCAGGAGCAACACCTGTTTTTGAGAAGGCTTTTGTCCGTGACAGATCGCTTCCTGATTGTGGAGTATGAGCGATCCAGACCAAATCCGTGGGGACCCTATCCGGTCGACTTCGAAAGGCTTCGCGAACTCTTCCGTGAGTCAGGAGTGGAGCGTGTGGAGAGACTGGCGACACATCCATCGCGGTTTGGGGGCACGATGTATTCGGCCTTTGCCGAGCAGTCCAGAGCATAA
- a CDS encoding DUF899 domain-containing protein, with protein MNSNEQIAAMKKPPVVSAEEWQKEWQEMLVKEKEHTRLHDVLAAARRRMPWLAVEKEYVFEGPQGKVSLLDLFDGRRQLVLYRAFYDSNVYGWPDHACVGCSLGADQVSHLSHLHARDTTLAYASRGSQENLARLKQRMGWDKIPWYTLTDDFDKDFGVDQWHGHNVFFRDENDKIFRTYFINNRGDEAMGSVWNYLDVTPLGRQEDWEDSPEGYPKTPRYKWWRWHDAYGNEDARWNTVVDNAVVTLKL; from the coding sequence ATGAACAGCAATGAGCAGATCGCAGCGATGAAGAAGCCCCCGGTCGTGTCGGCTGAGGAGTGGCAGAAGGAGTGGCAGGAGATGCTGGTCAAAGAGAAGGAGCACACCCGCTTGCACGATGTGCTGGCGGCGGCGCGGCGGCGGATGCCGTGGCTCGCGGTCGAGAAAGAGTACGTCTTCGAAGGTCCGCAAGGAAAGGTCTCGCTGCTCGATCTCTTCGACGGCCGGCGGCAACTCGTACTCTATCGCGCCTTCTACGATTCCAATGTCTATGGCTGGCCCGACCACGCCTGCGTTGGTTGCTCGCTCGGCGCAGACCAGGTCTCGCACCTCTCGCACCTGCACGCGCGGGATACCACGCTGGCCTACGCCTCGCGCGGATCGCAGGAAAACCTTGCCCGCTTGAAACAGCGCATGGGCTGGGACAAAATCCCCTGGTACACCCTCACCGACGACTTCGATAAGGACTTCGGCGTCGACCAGTGGCACGGGCACAACGTCTTCTTCCGCGACGAGAACGACAAGATCTTCCGCACATACTTCATCAACAATCGCGGCGATGAAGCCATGGGCAGTGTGTGGAACTACCTGGACGTCACGCCATTAGGACGGCAAGAGGATTGGGAGGACTCTCCCGAGGGCTATCCGAAGACGCCTCGTTACAAGTGGTGGCGCTGGCACGACGCCTACGGCAACGAGGATGCCAGGTGGAACACCGTGGTCGATAACGCGGTGGTGACGCTGAAACTGTAA
- a CDS encoding SRPBCC family protein, with amino-acid sequence MAATVMEGVLHAFEIIKEEEIAAPIEIVFETILEQMGPLNSTPEKPMPMVLEAWPGGRWYRDLGNNTGHFWGTVQAIKTPSLLEISGPLFMSNPAVSNIQYRLTEEDGVTRMHFVHRAMGWVGEQEHGVDGGWNQLIGRIRTAAAERAGK; translated from the coding sequence ATGGCAGCCACCGTAATGGAAGGCGTATTGCACGCCTTCGAGATCATCAAGGAAGAGGAGATCGCCGCCCCCATCGAGATCGTCTTTGAGACGATTCTCGAACAGATGGGACCGTTGAACTCCACTCCAGAGAAGCCGATGCCAATGGTGCTTGAGGCCTGGCCCGGCGGGCGCTGGTATCGCGACCTGGGCAACAATACCGGCCACTTCTGGGGCACGGTACAGGCCATCAAGACTCCATCGCTGCTCGAAATTTCAGGGCCGCTCTTTATGTCCAACCCTGCTGTCTCGAACATTCAATATCGCCTGACCGAAGAAGACGGAGTGACGCGCATGCACTTCGTCCATCGCGCGATGGGCTGGGTGGGCGAGCAGGAGCACGGCGTGGACGGAGGCTGGAACCAGTTGATCGGACGTATCCGCACAGCAGCCGCGGAGCGGGCAGGCAAGTAG
- a CDS encoding ArsR/SmtB family transcription factor, whose protein sequence is MTRKAYPTDVFSAIAEPRRREVITVLSDGHEYAVNEIVLRMKIAQPAVSKHLGALRKAGVVTVVKRGQHRMYRLNAAGLKPVHDWVKVFERYWTHQVDQIKQRAERKALERMIRLDEGSNPKEEE, encoded by the coding sequence ATGACGCGAAAGGCCTACCCGACGGATGTCTTCAGCGCTATTGCCGAACCACGGCGGCGCGAGGTCATCACCGTGCTGTCTGACGGCCATGAGTACGCCGTCAACGAGATCGTCCTGCGTATGAAGATTGCCCAGCCTGCTGTTTCCAAGCACCTGGGTGCCTTGCGCAAGGCCGGCGTGGTGACGGTGGTCAAGCGCGGGCAACATCGCATGTATCGCCTTAACGCTGCGGGCCTGAAGCCGGTGCACGATTGGGTGAAGGTCTTCGAGCGCTATTGGACGCATCAGGTCGACCAGATCAAGCAGCGCGCCGAGCGCAAGGCGCTGGAACGAATGATTCGCCTGGACGAGGGCTCAAACCCAAAGGAGGAGGAATAA